From the genome of Muricauda sp. SCSIO 64092, one region includes:
- a CDS encoding efflux RND transporter periplasmic adaptor subunit, whose translation MKKLIKIVLGIGIMALGVFVFVLMGKKETALEPPKKSGPPLIATALAEPKSISYSIEVTGTVNAKHKVEVYSEVQGVLLAGKTPFKEGNTFYGNETLLQLDDREYRAQLLSNKSSLVSQIAAMLPDMEMEFPEASKKWEHYLKTFEMDGPLEVLPDTSSDLEKFFLMGKGVFQTYYNVKNQQERALKYTIKAPFTGTVTESNVNPGTLVRSGQKLGEFIDPSVFELKLAIPATANRYIKVGKKVKLSTLDDDQEFMGELSRINDKVDQGTQTVGAIVEVSHKDLKDGQYLSATIKGTEIKDVIRIKGNLILENDYVYIIKDSALALQKVRPVNYYRDSVVVKGLSNHMIVLDEVLANAYPGMKVNY comes from the coding sequence ATGAAGAAGCTGATAAAAATAGTTCTGGGCATTGGGATCATGGCTTTAGGGGTTTTTGTGTTTGTCCTAATGGGCAAGAAGGAAACAGCATTGGAACCGCCAAAAAAGAGCGGCCCGCCATTGATAGCTACCGCTTTGGCAGAACCCAAATCCATTTCGTACAGTATAGAAGTGACGGGAACGGTAAATGCCAAACACAAAGTTGAGGTATATAGTGAGGTCCAAGGGGTTCTATTGGCCGGTAAAACCCCATTCAAGGAAGGAAATACATTTTATGGAAACGAAACATTACTGCAACTGGACGACCGGGAATATCGGGCCCAACTTTTATCCAACAAAAGTAGTCTGGTAAGTCAGATAGCGGCCATGTTGCCCGATATGGAAATGGAATTTCCCGAAGCATCCAAAAAGTGGGAGCACTACCTCAAGACTTTTGAAATGGATGGTCCATTGGAAGTTTTGCCGGATACCTCATCCGATCTCGAAAAATTCTTTTTAATGGGCAAGGGGGTTTTCCAGACGTATTACAATGTAAAAAATCAACAGGAACGCGCTTTAAAATACACGATTAAAGCACCATTTACGGGAACGGTGACCGAATCCAATGTCAATCCCGGGACTTTGGTGCGCAGCGGCCAAAAATTGGGGGAATTCATTGACCCTTCGGTCTTCGAGTTAAAATTGGCCATACCGGCAACGGCCAATAGGTACATCAAAGTAGGTAAAAAAGTAAAGTTGTCAACCCTGGATGATGATCAGGAGTTTATGGGGGAGCTCAGTCGCATAAATGATAAAGTGGACCAGGGTACCCAGACCGTTGGTGCCATTGTTGAAGTGTCGCACAAGGATTTGAAGGACGGCCAGTATCTATCGGCCACAATTAAAGGGACGGAGATCAAGGACGTGATACGGATAAAAGGGAACCTCATATTGGAAAATGACTACGTCTATATTATTAAGGACAGCGCATTGGCGCTTCAAAAAGTGAGGCCTGTAAATTATTATCGGGACAGTGTGGTGGTCAAGGGATTAAGCAACCATATGATCGTATTGGACGAGGTGTTGGCCAACGCATATCCCGGAATGAAGGTGAATTATTAA